The following are encoded together in the Osmia lignaria lignaria isolate PbOS001 chromosome 6, iyOsmLign1, whole genome shotgun sequence genome:
- the LOC117601280 gene encoding phosphoserine aminotransferase — protein MGEQNKVINFGAGPAKLPEEVMKHVQSELLAFGDTRVSILELSHRSAEFKNVIEDAQATLREILHVPDNYKILFMQGGGTGLFAAVPLNMMNTGTADYIVTGSWSAKAAKEAAKYGKVNLVVPKTTKYTDIPDPSTWNLDPNASYVYYCANETVHGIEFNYIPETNGVPLVADMSSNIATRTLDISKFAVIFAGAQKNIGPAGVTLVIVRDDVLGHAMKVCPTVLDFTVMAADNSLHNTPPVFQIYTVGLILKWIKEHDGVENMEKLAIIKSQKIYEVINESKGFYSCPVQPNVRSRMNIPFRIGNNDEELEKEFLSGASARGMLQLKGHRSVGGIRATMYNAISVEEAEKLAEYMKWFFQKHYNKQ, from the exons ATGGGTGAACAAAACAAAGTGATCAATTTTGGAGCGGGACCAGCCAAACTTCCGGAAGAG gtGATGAAACACGTGCAAAGCGAATTACTTGCCTTCGGTGATACTCGAGTCAGTATTTTGGAACTGAGTCATCGATCAGCCGAATTCAAAAACGTTATTGAAGATGCCCAAGCAACATTACGAGAGATATT ACATGTCCCcgacaattataaaattttattcatgcAAGGCGGTGGAACGGGACTTTTTGCAGCTGTTCCTTTGAATATGATGAATACTGGTACCGCGGACTATATAGTAACTG GTTCTTGGTCAGCCAAGGCGGCAAAAGAGGCAGCTAAATATGGGAAAGTAAATCTGGTTGTACCAAAAACAACGAAATACACTGACATTCCTGATCCTTCGACCTGGAACTTGGACCCCAACGCATCTTACGTTTATTACTGTGCTAATGAAACGGTTCATG gaATTGAGTTCAATTACATTCCCGAGACAAATGGAGTACCACTAGTTGCGGACATGTCGTCAAATATAGCCACGAGAACTCTAGACATTTCGAAA TTTGCAGTAATCTTCGCTGGTGCTCAAAAAAATATTGGTCCAGCTGGAGTAACGCTAGTAATAGTACGAGACGATGTTCTTGGCCATGCCATGAAAGTCTGTCCCACAGTGCTGGATTTCACTGTTATGGCAGCTGATAACTCCTTGCATAATACACCACCAGTATTTCA aATATACACAGTtggattaattttaaaatggatCAAAGAACACGACGGTGTTGAAAATATGGAAAAGTTGGCTATCATAAAGAGTCAGAAAATATACGAAGTGATCAACGAGTCGAAAGGTTTTTACTCGTGTCCAGTTCAGCCAAATGTACGGAGTAGGATGAACATTCCATTTAGAATAGGAAACAACGATGAGGAACTTGAGAAAGAATTTCTTTCCGGCGCGTCCGCGCGCGGAATGCTTCAGTTGAAAGGTCACAG atctgtaggTGGAATTCGAGCTACAATGTATAATGCTATTAGTGTAGAGGAGGCGGAGAAGCTAGCAGAATATATGAAGTGGTTCTTTCAAAAACATTATAATAAACAGTAG
- the Mesh1 gene encoding metazoan SpoT homolog-1 isoform X2, which translates to MENNSCVPVFNNNPLTVFGSCPSCSRKLNTEELLALIMQCVNFAAIKHKDQRRKDSEGTPYVNHVIGVANILIQEGNVHDPVVILSALLHDTVEDTNTTFEEIEAQFGTEVCNVVKEVTDDKSLPKQERKRLQIENAPKNSHKAKLVKLADKLYNLRDLEKNPPVGWSPERIKEYFKWAKAVIDGCRKTNSNLETELDKIYANRIARDRESCGCKKSVIPS; encoded by the exons ATGGAAAATAATAGCTGTGTACCAGTTTTCAATAATAATCCCCTTACGGTATTTGGATCTTGTCCATCATGTTCCAGAAAATTAAATACTGAAGAATTATTAGCACTAATAATGCAGTGTGTCAATTTTGCAGCAATAAAACATAAAGATCAAAGAAGAAAAGATTCAGAAGGAACACCATATGTAAACCACGTTATAG GTGTTGCAAATATTTTGATCCAAGAGGGTAATGTTCATGATCCTGTTGTGATTTTATCAGCCTTGTTACATGATACAGTGGAAGATACAAATACCACATTTGAAGAGATAGAAGCACAATTTGGTACTGAGGTTTGTAATGTAGTTAAAGAAGTAACTGATGATAAAAGTTTGCCAAAACAAGAGCGTAAAAGATTGCAAATAGAAAATGCTCCTAAAAACAGTCACAAAGCTAAATTAGTTAAGCTAGCAGATAAACTGTATAATCTAAGAGATCTTGAAAAAAACCCTCCTGTTGGGTGGTCACCAGAgagaataaaagaatatttcaag tgGGCCAAAGCTGTGATAGACGGATGTCGTAAAACTAATTCTAATCTAGAAACGGAACTAGATAAAATATATGCAAATCGAATAGCTCGTGATAGGGAAAGCTGTGGATGTAAAAAATCAGTTATACCATCATGa
- the Mesh1 gene encoding metazoan SpoT homolog-1 isoform X1 has product MTQEDCRTFMENNSCVPVFNNNPLTVFGSCPSCSRKLNTEELLALIMQCVNFAAIKHKDQRRKDSEGTPYVNHVIGVANILIQEGNVHDPVVILSALLHDTVEDTNTTFEEIEAQFGTEVCNVVKEVTDDKSLPKQERKRLQIENAPKNSHKAKLVKLADKLYNLRDLEKNPPVGWSPERIKEYFKWAKAVIDGCRKTNSNLETELDKIYANRIARDRESCGCKKSVIPS; this is encoded by the exons ATGACACAAGAAGATTGCAGAACATTCATGGAAAATAATAGCTGTGTACCAGTTTTCAATAATAATCCCCTTACGGTATTTGGATCTTGTCCATCATGTTCCAGAAAATTAAATACTGAAGAATTATTAGCACTAATAATGCAGTGTGTCAATTTTGCAGCAATAAAACATAAAGATCAAAGAAGAAAAGATTCAGAAGGAACACCATATGTAAACCACGTTATAG GTGTTGCAAATATTTTGATCCAAGAGGGTAATGTTCATGATCCTGTTGTGATTTTATCAGCCTTGTTACATGATACAGTGGAAGATACAAATACCACATTTGAAGAGATAGAAGCACAATTTGGTACTGAGGTTTGTAATGTAGTTAAAGAAGTAACTGATGATAAAAGTTTGCCAAAACAAGAGCGTAAAAGATTGCAAATAGAAAATGCTCCTAAAAACAGTCACAAAGCTAAATTAGTTAAGCTAGCAGATAAACTGTATAATCTAAGAGATCTTGAAAAAAACCCTCCTGTTGGGTGGTCACCAGAgagaataaaagaatatttcaag tgGGCCAAAGCTGTGATAGACGGATGTCGTAAAACTAATTCTAATCTAGAAACGGAACTAGATAAAATATATGCAAATCGAATAGCTCGTGATAGGGAAAGCTGTGGATGTAAAAAATCAGTTATACCATCATGa